The Mycolicibacterium parafortuitum nucleotide sequence CATCGATTCCTTGCCGGTGGCCCACTGGATGAACAGCCAGGCCGGCAGCTTGTTGGCGGAGTTGGCGTTCATCGCCCAACTCCACGTCCACAGGTTGGTCTTGTAGTTGCCGTCGGGCCCGGCCGGTCCTGCGTACCACCCGAGGTTGCCCGCTTCGGCGCTGGCGCCGGGCTTGTTCTTCGGATAGGTGGCGCTGTCGGCGTCGTAGACCATCATCGCCGTCCCGTCGCCGAGATCTCCCGTGGCGTTGGGATAGTCGTAGGTGGTCCACGACGTCGGACCGGCCTTCTGCTGCATCTCGATCCACTTGCGGGTGAAGTCCACGGCCCGGTCGCTGGCCATCTCGGCGATCAATTCGGTGCCGTCGAACGTGTAGTCGACGGCCCCTTCCCGGACGTACTGGGTCATGAAGCCGGGGTGGATCGTCGCCCAGGACTTCGATCCGCGGGTCGCGATGCCGTACCGGTTGGCCGATCGGTCGGTGAGGTCGATCGCCAACTGGATGAAATCGTCGAAGTTGTCCGGAAGCCGGATGCCCCGCCGGTCGAAATAGGCCTTGTTGTAGGCGACGACATTGTTCTCGAAGCCCCACGGGATGGCCCACTGGCCGCCGCTGCCGAGCGGTTGCCCGGTGGTCAGGTCCCATCGGGTGGAGGTCCGCAGGCCGTCGAAGATGTCCTCGAAGTCGTACTCGGCAGAGGTGGCCGAGGAGTTCTGCAGCCACGGGCCCAGGTCCTCGATCCATCCCGGCGGGCCGTACTGCCAGATGAAGTAGGCGCCCAGCATGAACGCGTCGTGCTTTCCGGTGCCGCCCGCCAACTCGGTGTTGAGCTTGGTGAAGTAGTCCGCCTCGGGCACCAGGTCGACGTTGACGTCGATGCCGGTCAGCTCGGTGAACTCGGCAAGCATCGGCTGGTAGGACACCTGGTACGGGTGCGGGGTCTGCAGGATGTTGATGGTCTGACCGGACGCCTTCTTCCAGTCGAAGCCGCCGGTGACGTCCGCTGCCCCGTTGGGTGCACTGCTTCGGCCGCCCACCCCGCACGCCGACAGTACCGGCAGGCTGACCGCCGCCGCTCCGGCAAGACCCATGGCGGCCAGCATGTTTCGGCGTGTCATGGGTCGGTGTGCGCCGAGGCGATGGGGTCCGCTCGGGGTATCTGGGCTCATCACAGTCGCTTTCGCTACGCCGGGATCAGGGAGACCTTGACCGACTCCTTGCCGTTGGCCACCAGGTCGAGCCCCTTCTGGAATTCGGTGAGGGGCAGCTGGTGGGTGCAGATCTCGTTCATCGGCAACGCGCCGGACTCGATCATCTTGATCGCGGCCGGCCAGCAGTACGGGCCCAGATGCGCGCCGAGGACATCGAGTTCCTTGTCGTCGCTGATGATGCTCCAGTCGACGGTGGCCTCGCTGCCGAAGACGCCGTACTCGACATAACGTCCGAGCTTGCGTAACAGGTTGAGCCCCTGCGGCACCGCCGAGGTGTGGCCGGTGCCCTCCAGGTACACGTCGGCTCCGTAGCCCTCGGTGAGATCCCTGATGATCTTCTCGGCGTCCTGCTCTGCGATGTTGATGGTGAGATCGGCGCCGCACTTCTCGGCGAGCTTGAGCTTCTCGGGCGCCATATCCAGCGCGATCACCCGCATCGGGCTCTTCGCCTTGGCGCCGGCGACCATACCGAGACCGATGGGCCCGCACCCGGCCACCACGACGGTGTCCTCGAACGTGATCTGTGCGCGCTCGACGGCGTGCAACGCACACGACAGCGGTTCGGCGAACGCCGCGTGGTGTGCCGGCACCTCCGGGGAGACCTTGTGCACCAGTGCTTCTGCGGGATACACCATGTAGCTGGCCATGGCGCCCGGGGTGCGGCGCTTGAAGCCGTACAGGTCGTGCGGCTGACACATGTGGTACTGGCCGCGCTTGCAGAACCTGCACTCCCAGCACGGGACGATCTGCTCGGAGACCACGCGGTCACCGACTGCGATGCCCCACCGCTGGGCGGCTTCGTCGTCCAGTTCGACGACCCGGCCGACGAATTCATGACCGGGGATCACCATGGTCTCGGCCCAGGCGGGACGGTTCTCGTCGCCCCAGAACTTCGCCGCACCGTGGTAGCACTTGAGGTCGCTGGCACAGATGCCGACGGCCTCGACCTTGATGAGCGCCTCGCCCGGTCGCCGCGTCGGCACCGCGACCTCTTCGAGTCGGTAGTCGTGCGGACCGTGGCACACCACCGCTTGCATCTTCTCGGGTGTCGGATCGGACATCAGCGCTCCTGGGGATGTCGGCGGATTCAGGGTCATCACCGCGGTCGGGCGATGTGGGTGCAGTCACACTAACTCCCCCTGTGCACGAATGTCCAGAACACTTGTTCAGCGAACATCTGCCGTGCACAGGTGCTCAAATGGCATACTCCTGGCATGGCAAGCCACGCCAAGCCGCCGCCTCCCGCAGGTGCCCCCGCCGGTCCGACTGACGGCGAGGCCGGGCATTTTCCGGCGTCGCTGCTGTATCAGGCGGCCAAGCTCTACTACTCCGAGGAGGCGACTCAGGCCGAAGTCGCCACTCAGCTCGGGACCAGCCGGGCGACCGTCAGCCGGCTGCTGGCCGAGGCCAAACGGCGCGGCATCGTCCGCATCGAGGTGGTAGCGCCGTCGGACATGGAGGTCGGCGACCTCTCCGACCGGTTGGCCCGCGCGCTGTCGTTGGCGAAAGTCGTCCTGAGCCTGCCGGTTCCGGCTCCGGGCCCGGGCCGCACCACCCTCGACGTGATGGGTGGTGTGCTCGCCCCCGCCGTCGGCCGGGCACTGTCGGCGGCCGGTCTGTTGGCCGGGGACGTGCTGCTGGTGTCGTCGGGACGGACGGTGTACGAGGTCGCGCAGTACGACCTGCCGCCGCTGCCCGGGGTTCTGGTCGCGCCGACAGTGGGCGGGAATGACCAGCCCGAGGCGTGGTACCAGACCAACGAGATCACCCGGCTGGTCGCGGCCAGGGTGTCCGGTCGGCCCAATTATCTTTTCGCCCCGGCACTTCCGGGCCCGGACCTCTACCCGTCGCTGCGCAACGACCCGAGCATCCAACGCGTGCTGGACCTCTGGCCGCAGGCCCGCTGCGCCCTGATGGGAGTCGGTGCACCGCCCCTGATGCGCTCGGACATCCCGCGGTTCGTCCCGACCGAGTCGACTTCCCTGCGGGCGGCGGTCGGTGACGTGTGCTCGCGGTTCTACGACCGGGCCGGCGATCCGGTCGAATTCGACGGCAGCGGAAGGCTCATCGCCGTCGAACTGGACGCGCTACGCCACATTCCGGTCACCATCGCGGTAGCGATCGGCGCCGAGAAGATCGACTCGATCGTCGCCGGTGCCCTCGGCGGCTATTTCAATCAACTCGTCACCGACCCTGCCACGGCGACGGCGATCCTCACTCACCTGGAGAAGGCGTGACGACAATAACGATGCCCCGGTACGCGGGTACACTCCGGCTGGACGGCAAGCGCGCGTTGATCACCGGCGCGACCAAGGGCATCGGTGCCGACATCGCGCAGGCGTTCGCCTCCGCCGGCGCCGATCTGGTGCTCAGCGGCCGCGACGAGGGTGAGCTGACCGCCGCGCGGGCCTCCCTGGCCGACCGGTTCGGTGTCCGGATCCACACGGCTGCCGTCGACCTGGCCCAGCCCGACGCGCCCGCGGAGTTGGCGCGGATCGCCGTCGAGGCGTTCGACGGGCTCGACGTCCTGGTAAACAACGCCGGCGTCTCGTACCCGCAGCCCGTCATCGACACCGACCCGGCCCAGTTCGACACGACCATCACGGTGAACCTGCGGGCCCCGGCGCTCCTGGCCTCGGCGGTCGGCGCCGCGATGGTGGCTGCGGGCACCGGCGGGTCGATCATCACCGTGGCGTCGGCGGCTGCGCTGGCTCCGCTGCCCGACCACTATGCGTACTGCGCGTCGAAGGCCGGTCTGGTGATGGCGACGAAGGTGCTCGCCCGGGAACTCGGACCGCACGGCATTCGGGCGAACTCCGTCTGCCCGACGGTGGTGCTGACCGAGATGGGGCAGCGGGTGTGGGGCGACGAAGAGAAGTCCGCACCGATGCTCGCACGGATTCCGCTGGGCCGCTTCGCCGTTCCCCAGGAGGTGTCCGACACCGTGGTGTGGCTGGCCTCCGACATGGCGGCCATGATCAACGGTGTGGACATCGCGATCGACGGCGGTTACACGATGGGCTGAGGCTCGCGGCGATCCATGTTCGCGAGCCTGTGCACCTGGGCTCGGGTGGCGGGGTAGAGCTCGCGCCAGCCCGCGTACAGCTCCTCGTAGAGTTCTCGGTTGGCCGGGTCGGGTTCGATCTCACGGGCGATTCGCGCCCAGTCCGTCGTCGCCGGTACCAGTCCGGCGCCGATTCCGGCCAACAGCGCGTCGCCGTAGCTCGCCCCGATGGCCTGCTCGGGTACCAACTGCGACCGCCCGGTGACGTCGCTGACGATCTGGGCCCAGATCGGGCTGCGCAGCCCGCCCCCGACCGCGACCGTCCTGGTCGCGGTGTGGGCGTCGTCGAAGCGCTCCAGAATCTGCCGGATACCGAATGCGATGCCCTCGTAGGCCGCCCGGAACAGGTGGCCCCTGGTGTGCCGGAGGGTAAGCCCGGCGACCACCCCCCGGGCCTGCGGATCGAACACCGGCGTGCGCTCGCCGGCGAGATAGGGCAGCACCAGCAGTCCGTCACTGCCCGGTGGAACCACTCGCGCCTCGACCATCAGGTCGTCGAAGGAGTCCCCACCGGTCACCGTCTGCAACCAGTTGATCATGCTGCCCGCGGTCGAGGTACCCGCGGCCAACGCGAGGCTGCCGTGGGCGACTCCGGCGGTGGTCCACAACGCCGGATCGCTGTAGTACTCGTCGATGACCTGCACGATGAACATGGTCGAGCCGTACATCAGCATCTGATCGCCGGGCGCTCGCACGCCTACCGAGAACGCCTCGGAGTACGCGTCGACCGCGCCCGCCGCGACCGGGGTGCCGACCGGTATCCCGGACGCCTCGGCGGCCTCGGCGGTGACGGTTCCGACCACCTCACTCGGCCACACCAACCGTGGTAACGGGAGATGACCGCTGATGCGCTCGGCCCACTGCCGGTTCCAGTCGAACTCCCGCGTGGCGTACATCGGGTCGCACTGGCTGGCGGTGTGGTGGTCCATCACGTATTCGCCGGTCAGCTTCGCCGCGATGTAGGAGTTGGACCCGTACCAGCCCCTGGCCCGGTCGAACACATCGGGCTCATGCCGGCGCACCCACTCGAGTTTCGGGCCGACCGCCTGGCTCGACAGCAGCGTGCCGGCCTGATCCAGGATGTTCTGCTCGCCGAATTCGGCTGTCAGATCCTCGATTTCGGCGGTCGCGCGGGTGTCGATGCCGTACAGGATCGCGGGGCGCAGCGGCCGCAGATCGGAATCGCACAACACCAGGCACGGACCCACACCGCTGACACACATCGCCCCGAGCCGACTCCCGCTGGGCATCCTGGCTGTCAGCGCGCGGGCGATGGTGCAGACTTCGCGCCACCACACCGCTTCGGCGTCGACTTCGGCCCACCCGGGTCGCGGCAGATCCATCGAGTGCGCGATCGTCTCCGTGGCGATCACCGACCCCGAGGTATCCACGAGGACGCCCTTGGTGCTTCCCGTCCCCATGTCGATTCCGAGCAGCAACTCCACCCGTCGACCCTACGTCGCCGCGATGGGACTCCGATCCGATTCGGGTTCCAAACCGGGATGAGGACGGCCGAGCGGGGCGCCTCAGTTCCGCATCGGCGGCAGGGGTTCGTAGGGGTGGTACCACTTCCATTGGACGCGTTCACCGCACGGCCCGCGGTAGGGCGGGACGCCTGGTGGCGGTGCGGTCGGCGGGTGTGCCAGCGACCCGGGCGTCAGTGGTTTCCCGAGGTGATCGGCGACGAGGAGTCGGTGGGCGGGCCCGGTGATGATGATCACCCCGCGGTGGTGCGCGCGATGGTGATACGGACACACCAGCACCAGATTCTCCAGCTCGGTTTCCCCGCCGTCTTCCCAGTGCACGATGTGGTGAGCGTGCAGCCCCTGGGTGGATCCGCAGCCGGGGACGACGCAGGTGCGGTCGCGGTGTTCCAGTGCGCGCCGGAGCCGCCGGTTGACGGTGCGGGTGGTCCGCCCGGCACCGATGGGCCGGCCGTGGCGTTCGAACCACACCTCGCACGTGGCGTCACAGGACAGGTAGCGGCGCT carries:
- a CDS encoding ABC transporter substrate-binding protein, yielding MGLAGAAAVSLPVLSACGVGGRSSAPNGAADVTGGFDWKKASGQTINILQTPHPYQVSYQPMLAEFTELTGIDVNVDLVPEADYFTKLNTELAGGTGKHDAFMLGAYFIWQYGPPGWIEDLGPWLQNSSATSAEYDFEDIFDGLRTSTRWDLTTGQPLGSGGQWAIPWGFENNVVAYNKAYFDRRGIRLPDNFDDFIQLAIDLTDRSANRYGIATRGSKSWATIHPGFMTQYVREGAVDYTFDGTELIAEMASDRAVDFTRKWIEMQQKAGPTSWTTYDYPNATGDLGDGTAMMVYDADSATYPKNKPGASAEAGNLGWYAGPAGPDGNYKTNLWTWSWAMNANSANKLPAWLFIQWATGKESMTKAVEGGIFADPVRKSVFDSTFKRVAGNQPGYLEAFETVIGSSKIQFTPQKKFFDTTKDWAVALQDIYGGDDAASRLRSLAKTNTSKVNL
- the eltD gene encoding erythritol/L-threitol dehyrogenase encodes the protein MSDPTPEKMQAVVCHGPHDYRLEEVAVPTRRPGEALIKVEAVGICASDLKCYHGAAKFWGDENRPAWAETMVIPGHEFVGRVVELDDEAAQRWGIAVGDRVVSEQIVPCWECRFCKRGQYHMCQPHDLYGFKRRTPGAMASYMVYPAEALVHKVSPEVPAHHAAFAEPLSCALHAVERAQITFEDTVVVAGCGPIGLGMVAGAKAKSPMRVIALDMAPEKLKLAEKCGADLTINIAEQDAEKIIRDLTEGYGADVYLEGTGHTSAVPQGLNLLRKLGRYVEYGVFGSEATVDWSIISDDKELDVLGAHLGPYCWPAAIKMIESGALPMNEICTHQLPLTEFQKGLDLVANGKESVKVSLIPA
- a CDS encoding sugar-binding transcriptional regulator, which produces MASHAKPPPPAGAPAGPTDGEAGHFPASLLYQAAKLYYSEEATQAEVATQLGTSRATVSRLLAEAKRRGIVRIEVVAPSDMEVGDLSDRLARALSLAKVVLSLPVPAPGPGRTTLDVMGGVLAPAVGRALSAAGLLAGDVLLVSSGRTVYEVAQYDLPPLPGVLVAPTVGGNDQPEAWYQTNEITRLVAARVSGRPNYLFAPALPGPDLYPSLRNDPSIQRVLDLWPQARCALMGVGAPPLMRSDIPRFVPTESTSLRAAVGDVCSRFYDRAGDPVEFDGSGRLIAVELDALRHIPVTIAVAIGAEKIDSIVAGALGGYFNQLVTDPATATAILTHLEKA
- a CDS encoding SDR family NAD(P)-dependent oxidoreductase, producing the protein MPRYAGTLRLDGKRALITGATKGIGADIAQAFASAGADLVLSGRDEGELTAARASLADRFGVRIHTAAVDLAQPDAPAELARIAVEAFDGLDVLVNNAGVSYPQPVIDTDPAQFDTTITVNLRAPALLASAVGAAMVAAGTGGSIITVASAAALAPLPDHYAYCASKAGLVMATKVLARELGPHGIRANSVCPTVVLTEMGQRVWGDEEKSAPMLARIPLGRFAVPQEVSDTVVWLASDMAAMINGVDIAIDGGYTMG
- a CDS encoding FGGY-family carbohydrate kinase, with product MELLLGIDMGTGSTKGVLVDTSGSVIATETIAHSMDLPRPGWAEVDAEAVWWREVCTIARALTARMPSGSRLGAMCVSGVGPCLVLCDSDLRPLRPAILYGIDTRATAEIEDLTAEFGEQNILDQAGTLLSSQAVGPKLEWVRRHEPDVFDRARGWYGSNSYIAAKLTGEYVMDHHTASQCDPMYATREFDWNRQWAERISGHLPLPRLVWPSEVVGTVTAEAAEASGIPVGTPVAAGAVDAYSEAFSVGVRAPGDQMLMYGSTMFIVQVIDEYYSDPALWTTAGVAHGSLALAAGTSTAGSMINWLQTVTGGDSFDDLMVEARVVPPGSDGLLVLPYLAGERTPVFDPQARGVVAGLTLRHTRGHLFRAAYEGIAFGIRQILERFDDAHTATRTVAVGGGLRSPIWAQIVSDVTGRSQLVPEQAIGASYGDALLAGIGAGLVPATTDWARIAREIEPDPANRELYEELYAGWRELYPATRAQVHRLANMDRREPQPIV